The genomic region CGTCTGGCGGAGACGCTTGATCTCCTCAAGACTCAGACCGTGCGCCACAGGCTGACGTCGCTTCTAACCCCCGGTAGGGCTCGCAGTTCTCTGGCGGAACATGAGGCTATTCTTCGCGGGCTGACTCGGTCGCGAAAGACTGGTACATCGAGGTACGCCGAGGAGGCAATGCGACGACACATCGAAGGGCTTCTTGCGAGCCTTCTGTATACAGCACAGCGCGGCGGCGAGTCAACCGGCCTGTAGTCGGGGTAACTCGACACGTGACCTCACGAAAAACAAGAAAGTTGCAGTGAGGCAGCAGGAATTCAAAGGCGGGCGGCGAAACATCCTCGTGAAGAGATGGTATACCAAATAGAATGCCGCACATCTGCAGCACACGACGCGCCCTATGCATCGAGAACGAGGGCGCGGCAAAGGGGGAACGGTCAGGTGTCCATGCGAGACGAAGCCTTACGCCTTCACCTAGAGAACAAGGGCAAGCTAAGGGTCGAAAGCAAGGTGCCCGTGAGGGACGCGCGCGACCTTAGCCTTGCGTACACGCCAGGGGTGGCGGAGCCCTGTAAAGAGATCCATGCTGACCCACAGAAGATATACGACTATACGGCCAAGGGGAATCTCGTTGCCGTCGTGACCGATGGAACGGCGGTCCTGGGACTCGGCGATATTGGCCCTGGGGCTGGGATGCCCGTCATGGAAGGCAAGGCGGTTCTGTTCAAGGCGTTCGCTGGTGTGGACGCTTTCCCCATATGTCTTGCTACAAAAGACGTGGCGAAGATCGTTGAAACAGTCAAGCTCCTCGAACCTACTTTCGGGGGTGTGAACCTCGAAGACATCTCAGCCCCCACTTGCTTTGAGGTCGAGTCCAGGCTGAAAAAGGAAGTCGAGATTCCCGTATTCCACGACGACCAGCACGGAACCGCCATCGTAACGTGCGCTGCTCTGATCAACGCTCTTAAGATCGTTTCCAAGAAGCTTGACCAGATCAGAGTGGTGGTGAGCGGGGCGGGCGCTGCAGGAATCGCTGTTACTAAGCTGCTCCTAAAGTTGGGAGTTACTGATATCACGCTGTGTGACACCAAGGGCGCGATCTACGAGGGACGGAAGGAAGGGATGAACCCGTACAAGGAGGAGATCGCCCGTGTCACAAACAAGCGCCGTATAGCGGGCGGGCTCAAGGAAGCTATTGTAGGCGCTGATGTGTTCATAGGGGTTTCTAAAGCGGGCATCATGACCAAGGAAATGGTGAGGACCATGGCGCCCGATGCGGTGATCTTTGCGATGGCAAATCCGGTGCCCGAGATCATGCCGGACGAAGCAAAGGAGGCAGGGGCGAAGGTTGTCGCCACGGGCAGATCGGACTTCGCAAACCAAATCAACAACGTCCTTGCCTTCCCTGGAGTATTCAGGGGCGCTCTTGACGTCCGGGCCAGGGACATCAACGAGGACATGAAGCTTGCCGCTGTGCGAGCCATAAGTAGCCTCATCTCAGACGAAGAGCTTTCGCCGGATTACGTCATTCCTGGGCCGTTCGATTCTCGCGTTGCACCCGCCGTGGCGGCCGCTGTCGCCAAGGCAGCTATGGAGTCAGGGGTGGCTCGGGTGAAGGTCGATCCTGACGAAATCAGGCAACGCACAGTTAAGCTCGTGGAAGCGGTGAGGGCGGCCTGGCGGTGACGGATGTCGAGCGGATCATCACAGGTTCAGGCGTTTTCGCCTGGTTGCATTCCGATCTGGGCTCGCAGGAGGTGAAGCTGGGGGGTTCATTAGCGTGGCTGTTAGGTTGCGCATCACTACATAACCACGGGAGGTAAGGCAGGATGGAACGGATGACTGAGGAAGAGGTCAAGATCGCAGCAGATGGTATAGACACGCTAGTCACTGCAGCGATCGGTGGAAAGTTTCACAAGTGGGAAAAGGAACCATTGATCCGGTCCCTCTACAAAGTGGCAAGAGAGCGTACGCCCGGGCAGGTGCCGCTAACCTTTTACGCAGCGAAGGGATTGCGCGATCACGTGAAGCCTGGCGACGTCGTACTGATGGTTACTGGGTGGTATCTCCCGCACTTCATGTCTGGTGAGACCGACGGACCTCCAGGCACGGCTGCACTTGCGCGCGCTATCGACCTCGGCCTTGGTGCGACGCCCGTGATCATGACAGAGCCGAAGCTCAAAGAGATCGTAGAGGCGAGCTGTCGTGGCGCAGGCCTGCGGGTGTATGACCGTAAAGAGGCCCTGAAGATACCGAGGAGAGTGGTAGTTGAGACGCCTCTCCATCCGTACATGAGCGTAGAAGAATCTGAGAAGGTCATCAAGCAGATCCTGGACGACCTAAAGCCTGCGGCGGTTGTCGCAGTCGAGAAAGGCAGCCGGAGCAAGACAGGGATCTACCACTCTCTGTGGGGCATCGACATCACCCCGCTCACCGGCAAGTATGACCGGCTGGTTGAGGAGGCCCGGCGGCGCGGGATATTCACGATAGGAATCGGCGACGGCGGCAATGAGATAGGCCTCGGCGGCATCAGGGATGCCATCGAGAAGTACCTCCCCGTAGGGGCGAAATGTCATTGCCCGTGCGGACAGGGTGTGGCAGCGACCACGGAGACAGATAGCATGATCGTTTCGTTCGTATCTAACTGGGGAGCGTACGGCATCGAAGCTGCGCTGGCCATGTTGCTTGGTAGGACGGACGTCATGCATTCCGCCGAGGACGAGCAAAGGATCCTCCGTGCCGCGGCGTGGGCAGGCGCTATCGCGTCGCCATACGGATACTCCGGCGTTGCGGTGGTCGATCAGATACCTGAGAAGATCAACGTGAACGTGGTTGAGATGCTGCACTACATGGTGCAGGCGTACATCGTCGAGACCGAACAGCGCAAGTGGTACCAAGAGACAGCAAAGCACCAGGCTGACATGAACACCTGGATAAAGGAAGAGTACGCCGCGTGGAAAGATAAGTAGTCGGATCGCTCAGTCTGCCAGGTCGCGGGTACCGGGAGCTCGGCGTCCTGCGCTGCGGGGTTGAGGTGAGAGGGGCCATGGCGAGGCCGGAGCTGGTCTCGCCATGGCCCGAGCAGGGAGATCCGGGGTATGGGTGGTGAATCCTTAGGTCGCATGTCGCGGGTCGGAGTGGGGCATGTGACGATGTGCTTCGACGCTCGCACGCAAGATGCGCTTTGTTTCAGTGACACTGGTGCCCGGATACCTAAAGGCGTTCAGCATGCGATTTGGCCGTCTGGGCTCACGGGTGACAGGAGCACGTGGCGGGATAGATAGCGGAAGGAGTGCACGTGATGATCTTCGAGAAGACAAGGGCTTTCATGAGGAAGATAGGGCTGCCGGCATCAGACGCGTGGGATCTTCCCACATCGGGAAAGACCTTCCCTGATGGGGCGCATTGGCGGAGCGAGGTGCCCACGGTTAACTCTGCGGAGGCGATGAGGGCGCTCGTTGAGACCTCCAAGAAGGTGTACAAGCATAACATCAACCGTGTGGACGATACGTATGGAATCATGCGGCACACGGCACAAGAGATCAAGGAGTACATAGCAATCGCAAAGGACTACGGCGTGGAGTTGAACTTCTCTGTAGGCCCGAGGGCGACATACGATACCGGCGCCACTGTATTGAGCCCCCAGGGCGTGAGAGTGGGCTACAGGCTGCGCGGCATGGAGCAGCTCGTGAGAGCTATAGAGGACGTCAAGAGAGCAGTAGACCTGGGGGTCCGCGGGATCATCGTATATGACGAAGGCATGCTCTGGGTGCTGGACGAAATGAGAAAGGCCGGCGAGCTTCCTGCGAACCTGCACATAAAGCTTTCAGCGCATATGGGCGCATGCAACCCCGCGTCATTCAAGCTCTTCGAGAGACTGGGGGCAAACAGCATCAACCCAATCCGTGATCTTCAGCTTCCCATGATCGCGGCGCTGAGGCAGGCCGTGAGCGTGCCGATCGACTTGCATACTGACAACCCGCCTGCGTCGGGTGGCTTCATCAGAACGTATGAGGCGCCCGAGATGGTCAGGATCGCGTCGCCTGTTTACCTCAAGTCAGGTAACTCGGCGGTGAGCGCCCACGGGATAATCACCAACGCCAACGACGGAAAGAACATGGCCGCGCAGTGCGCGATTGTCAAGGAGATCATGGAGCGTTACTTCCCTGAGGCAAAGCAATCTGAGCCGGGCCAGCCAGACATGGCTATACCGGAGTAGCGAGCGCTGTAGCCCGGGTTCGGATAGGCGATAGGTGGGCGACGGGCTTCCAGGGTGCCGGCGGCGCTTCGACGTCCGGCGGCACCCTGGGCAGCAATCGCAACTCGTTAGCAATGGGGAATGATCTAAAAAGAAGACCGGCGCTTCCGTACGCGACAGCAGACGTTCAGGTAGGCCTGGACGGTGGAGAACCGCGTAGGGTGCGCTTGGGGTCCCGGCATTAGTGGCCCATGCTGGTTTCCGGTTGGCCTTGCGCGAGGGATGGAACCTCCGAGGGTACCGGGAAAGCATTCTCCGGCGACGGGGCATCGAGGGCTGCACAGCCCTCGCGCCGTCAGGGGGTCATCCGGGGGAGGAGGGGTAATGCTTACCGATCGTGTCATACAGGCGACAGGCTATTGTAG from Bacillota bacterium harbors:
- a CDS encoding NAD-dependent malic enzyme — protein: MSMRDEALRLHLENKGKLRVESKVPVRDARDLSLAYTPGVAEPCKEIHADPQKIYDYTAKGNLVAVVTDGTAVLGLGDIGPGAGMPVMEGKAVLFKAFAGVDAFPICLATKDVAKIVETVKLLEPTFGGVNLEDISAPTCFEVESRLKKEVEIPVFHDDQHGTAIVTCAALINALKIVSKKLDQIRVVVSGAGAAGIAVTKLLLKLGVTDITLCDTKGAIYEGRKEGMNPYKEEIARVTNKRRIAGGLKEAIVGADVFIGVSKAGIMTKEMVRTMAPDAVIFAMANPVPEIMPDEAKEAGAKVVATGRSDFANQINNVLAFPGVFRGALDVRARDINEDMKLAAVRAISSLISDEELSPDYVIPGPFDSRVAPAVAAAVAKAAMESGVARVKVDPDEIRQRTVKLVEAVRAAWR
- a CDS encoding DUF4392 domain-containing protein; the encoded protein is MERMTEEEVKIAADGIDTLVTAAIGGKFHKWEKEPLIRSLYKVARERTPGQVPLTFYAAKGLRDHVKPGDVVLMVTGWYLPHFMSGETDGPPGTAALARAIDLGLGATPVIMTEPKLKEIVEASCRGAGLRVYDRKEALKIPRRVVVETPLHPYMSVEESEKVIKQILDDLKPAAVVAVEKGSRSKTGIYHSLWGIDITPLTGKYDRLVEEARRRGIFTIGIGDGGNEIGLGGIRDAIEKYLPVGAKCHCPCGQGVAATTETDSMIVSFVSNWGAYGIEAALAMLLGRTDVMHSAEDEQRILRAAAWAGAIASPYGYSGVAVVDQIPEKINVNVVEMLHYMVQAYIVETEQRKWYQETAKHQADMNTWIKEEYAAWKDK
- a CDS encoding peptidase, which produces MMIFEKTRAFMRKIGLPASDAWDLPTSGKTFPDGAHWRSEVPTVNSAEAMRALVETSKKVYKHNINRVDDTYGIMRHTAQEIKEYIAIAKDYGVELNFSVGPRATYDTGATVLSPQGVRVGYRLRGMEQLVRAIEDVKRAVDLGVRGIIVYDEGMLWVLDEMRKAGELPANLHIKLSAHMGACNPASFKLFERLGANSINPIRDLQLPMIAALRQAVSVPIDLHTDNPPASGGFIRTYEAPEMVRIASPVYLKSGNSAVSAHGIITNANDGKNMAAQCAIVKEIMERYFPEAKQSEPGQPDMAIPE